The Rhododendron vialii isolate Sample 1 chromosome 6a, ASM3025357v1 genome includes a window with the following:
- the LOC131329881 gene encoding LOW QUALITY PROTEIN: serine/threonine-protein kinase MPS1 (The sequence of the model RefSeq protein was modified relative to this genomic sequence to represent the inferred CDS: deleted 2 bases in 1 codon) — translation MEEEADLYAPPVPPPPSSSTDNNLLRPINHDFHHSLTSTTSSSSSSSFSSSSPRFIRHVQAAFKRHRPLGTMQSNSIRPRRMLVPQREASKSSASNLGPTVDPRKTEEELLGNNSIARTVNTGPVMCETQLDASTTLPFTCGTNTNTCEDNIKPFDIKRDQPRNFADYKSNETVTSVLVESQHVPMVDGQKKVQFSLRSNSRSRGADDLMASGTDSLLSHMGSLALTEMVWDGSNQPEAVTVISHDLKPQKFHSIEADESLRSDQPNSSFLAKRAPEVQDQMHQFRNFLHGDLNHPVTQSSVVGSSCATTTVVNSASAPIINSMTYCLHPSENMVSNMPVAPMRDCNVNPKEMPQENMAQPSCNSCKRTTFDTQIEVKEYDMTKELQGRGPEERDFRKDCANLDDNPNNGKEHECGVSDLQSQPSLSKNPSSDMKAEPSKSETQEKVASGKAAPRKRNSDSDLFIKVNGKLYQRLGKIGSGGSSEVHKVISSDCTIYALKKIKLKGRDYATAFGFCQEMEYLNKLKGKNNIIQLIDYEVTDKTLLKEVLNGCMSDKDRRVKEDGYIYMVLEYGEIDLAHMLSQKWRELDSTNSTIDENWLRFYWQQVLLAVNTIHEERIVHSDLKPANFLLVRGSLKLIDFGIAKAIMSDTTNIQRDSQVGTLSYMSPEAFMCNETDANGNTIKCGRPSDIWSLGCILYQMVYGRTPFSEYKTFWAKFKVITDPNHEIKYEPVSNPWLLDLMKKCLAWDRNERWRIPQLLQHPFLVPRIPAQLCPPQEQSCKLLQLIAGSCANNQKTMILCNQLQELLSYHPSPEIVLHASISRDEQRKLLCNVKYLLSTPGTVSRISKRLDTDIIGSTERNFG, via the exons GTACAATGCAGTCAAATAGCATAAGGCCGAGGCGTATGTTGGTTCCACAAAGAGAAGCATCAAAAAGCTCAGCATCAAATCTGGGTCCTACAGTGGATCCCAGGAAGACCGAAGAGGAACTTCTTGGCAATAATTCTATTGCACGAACGGTGAATACAGGTCCTGTCATGTGTGAAACTCAATTAGACGCATCAACGACACTGCCTTTCACATGTGGCACCAATACAAACACCTGTGAAGACAATATCAAACCTTTTGATATAAAGAGAGACCAACCCAGAAACTTTGCTGATTACAAAAGCAACGAGACAGTTACTTCAGTGCTTGTAGAATCTCAACATGTTCCGATGGTTGATGGTCAGAAGAAGGTCCAGTTTTCATTGAGAAGCAATTCCAGATCTCGGG GGGCCGATGACCTCATGGCCTCTGGAACAGACAGCTTATTGTCTCATATGGGTTCACTTGCATTGACAGAAATGGTATGGGATGGGAGCAATCAACCAGAGGCTGTAACTGTCATCAGTCATGACTTAAAGCCTCAGAAGTTTCACAGCATAGAAGCAGATGAAAGTTTGAGGTCTGATCAGCCAAATTCTTCTTTCTTGGCGAAAAGAGCACCGGAGGTTCAGGATCAGATGCATCAATTCAGAAACTTTTTACACGGTGACTTGAACCACCCCGTGACTCAATCGTCAGTTGTTGGTTCATCTTGCGCTACGACAACTGTAGTCAATTCAGCTTCTGCTCCCATCATCAATTCAATGACATACTGTCTGCATCCTTCTGAAAACATGGTGTCTAACATGCCTGTAGCACCTATGCGAGATTGCAATGTGAATCCTAAAGAAATGCCACAAGAAAATATGGCTCAACCTTCTTGTAATTCATGCAAGCGCACCACTTTTGACACTCAAATCGAAGTTAAGGAGTATGACATGACAAAGGAGCTGCAAGGCAGAGGGCCCGAGGAACGTGACTTTCGAAAAGATTGTGCCAATCTAGATGACAATCCTAACAATGGGAAAGAGCATGAATGTGGTGTTTCCGACTTACAATCTCAGCCCTCCTTGTCCAAAAACCCATCTTCAGATATGAAGGCAGAGCCATCTAAATCAGAAACACAAGAAAAAGTTGCAAGTGGTAAGGCGGCACCTCGTAAAAGAAATTCTGATTCTGACCTGTTTATTAAAGTTAATGGGAAGCTCTATCAGAGGCTTGGGAAGATAGGTAGTGGGGGAAGTAGTGAGGTCCATAAAGTCATTTCATCAGATTGCACAATCTATGCCCTGAAGAAAATCAAGCTCAAAGGCCGCGATTATGCAACAGCGTTTGGGTTTTGTCAGGAAATGGAATACCTAAACAAGCTGAAGGGAAAAAACAACATTATACAACTAATTGACTATGAG GTGACAGATAAGACTTTGCTGAAGGAAGTATTGAATGGTTGCATGAGTGACAAGGATAGAAGAGTCAAAGAAGATGGATATATTTACATGGTGCTTGAATATGGAGAAATTGATTTAGCGCACATGTTGTCCCAGAAATGGAGGGAACTGGATTCAACTAATTCTACTATAGATGAGAACTGGCTGCGGTTTTATTGGCAG CAAGTACTTCTAGCTGTCAACACCATACATGAGGAACGTATTGTGCACTCAGACTTAAAGCCCGCCAATTTTCTTCTGGTCAGAGGCTCATTGAAGCTAATAGACTTTGGTATTGCCAAAGCTATAATGAGTGACACAACCAATATTCAACGGGATTCACAG GTGGGTACGTTGAGCTACATGTCTCCTGAAGCATTCATGTGCAATGAAACGGATGCCAATGGAAACACTATAAAGTGTGGTCGTCCATCGGATATCTGGTCACTTGGTTGCATCCTTTACCAAATGGTATATGGAAGAACACCCTTTTCGGAATACAAGACTTTTTGGGCCAAGTTCAAGGTCATAACTGACCCAAATCATGAAATCAAATATGAACCGGTTTCCAATCCTTGGCTTCTTGATCTTATGAAGAAGTGCCTTGCATGGGACCGGAATGAAAGGTGGAGGATCCCTCAGTTACTTCAACACCCTTTTTTGGTTCCACGAATCCCAGCTCAATTGTGCCCCCCTCAAGAACAAAGCTGTAAATTGCTTCAGTTGATCGCTGGATCTTGTGCAAATAACCAGAAAACTATGATCCTGTGTAATCAGCTCCAGGAATTACTGAGCTACCACCCCAGCCCGGAAATAGTATTGCACGCATCAATTTCACGAGATGAACAGCGTAAATTGCTTTGT AATGTCAAATATTTGCTTTCAACTCCAGGAACAGTTAGCAGAATAAGCAAAAGATTGGATACAGATATCATTGGATCAACTGAGCGAAACTTCGGGTAG